A section of the Osmia lignaria lignaria isolate PbOS001 chromosome 3, iyOsmLign1, whole genome shotgun sequence genome encodes:
- the IntS4 gene encoding integrator complex subunit 4 isoform X1, giving the protein MLIIPSFIGNAKNINIIRIYHAEPVKALMKKRVLAEFNQSQVINEPPLKRLKTLRLAATPGSSKNGTEGSSALAYIECLEKSKCGNDALQLLVRISDTIAYISPEDVPSVVKKLSERFTIETEAAVRAKILWIFAELGEVTNDAIEKTRIVTETSELLRNEESHRVKSQGLATLLKLGDYHRMLVLKIAREHLPDTWHGVQTRCLSIIGRYLTANTADDTLTFVGNYARSQDPRVRAQAFETMAELHSHRGCRLPASFFAEACAALRDDYEIVRRNVLKLIWLLGREYPENIIMGADGEDIRMVDCAFSQICGLMGDLSARVRASAMSLLGTMKGVSQRYIEQALDKKQKIVETDRPEVEEKSGSCGAFIHGLEDEFLEVRTAAVEALCTLSLEQPNIARISLDFMVDMFNDEIQDVRLRAIESLRKMSASVTLREDQLETILGALEDFSGEVREGLHATLAASRLATRNCLHMCVNRLLDNLSRYPQDKESIRCCLAALGASHPYLTLPLVPQLLGRHPFFDTPEPDVDEPSYASVLVLIFNAALHCPSMHALFTEHASKHYHYLRDTMPHFVPRLRPTVTTSGPGFGNEDKIDDEAERGKEFLEKVVTGVENARPGGRVHTQLLEAAAIDLDRLAEMDHRMEGAARFTVLYIRCLLLLKSVLKEFSISSTNSVSTSPLPNTTTNVSVLLQNTQKLQRLFSGLSENEMILANDVWLKALAIELIRVTRSVTGRSALPLARHFLSEADTLPQDTSKLPSFSRALVLQIPTLADVKPGSLTRLLLPLLLTPASQGEERLPRPSVSTRFSRAIIEEPRGDADAALKFTGGLLLGIPLTAKILNLRDPSILRIKLRHPDQQVQLLLPRQSDLRLQNTEQNDYRLKTTVLLSHQVWMEACNVEISLALFVPSSSAVCTHSPLDDPCVIDLCKPTKVSIAPKPIKRGI; this is encoded by the exons ATGTTAATAATTCCAAGTTTTATAGGTAATGCGAAAAATATAAACATTATTCGTATTTATCATGCTGAACCAGTAAAAG CTTTAATGAAGAAGAGAGTTTTAGCAGAATTTAACCAGAGCcag GTTATAAATGAACCACCGTTAAAGAGGCTAAAAACATTACGCCTCGCAGCTACTCCAGGTAGTAGTAAAAATGGAACAGAAGGAAGTTCAGCATTGGCTTATATCGAATGTCTTGAGAAAAGTAAATGTGGCAATGATGCTTTACAGCTTCTTGTTCGCATATCTGATACTATTGCCTACATCTCTCCGGAAGATGTTCCATCGGTagtaaaaaaattatcagaaagATTTACTATAGAAACTGAAGCTGCAGTCCGTGCGAAAATACTTTGGATCTTTGCAGAATTGGGAGAAGTTACAAACGATGCAATCGAAAAGACACGAATCGTTACCGaaacttcagaacttttaagaAACGAAGAATCACATAGAGTGAAAAGTCAGGGTTTAGCAACGTTATTAAAATTAGGAGATTATCATAG GATGCTTGTATTGAAAATTGCCCGTGAGCATTTGCCAGATACTTGGCACGGCGTACAAACCCGTTGTCTTTCTATTATAGGTAGATATTTGACTGCAAATACCGCGGATGATACATTAACTTTTGTTGGTAATTACGCACGTTCTCAAGATCCAAGAGTACGTGCTCAGGCATTTGAAACAATGGCTGAACTTCATTCTCATAGAGGTTGCAGATTGCCCGCAAGTTTCTTTGCAGAAGCTTGTGCTGCGCTTCGCGATGATTATGAAATAGTTCGTCGAAATGTTCTGAAATTGATATGGCTTTTAGGGAGAGAATATCCTGAAAA cattatcatgGGAGCAGACGGAGAAGATATACGTATGGTGGATTGTGCATTTTCTCAAATATGCGGTCTGATGGGTGATTTATCAGCAAGAGTTAGAGCTTCGGCAATGTCTCTTCTTGGAACAATGAAAGGTGTATCGCAACGATATATAGAACAAGCGTtagataaaaaacaaaaaattgtgGAAACAGATAGACCAGAAGTGGAAGAAAAAAGTGGATCTTGCGGTGCGTTTATTCACGGTTTAGAGGACGAATTTTTAGag GTAAGGACAGCAGCAGTTGAGGCTCTATGCACGTTATCTTTGGAGCAACCAAATATAGCTAGAATTTCCTTAGATTTTATGGTTGATATGTTCAACGATGAAATTCAAGATGTACGATTGCGTGCTATCGAATCGTTAAGAAAAATGTCGGCAAGCGTAACGCTTCGCGAAGATCAATTAGAAACAATTTTGGGCGCGCTAGAGGATTTTTCAGGCGAAGTACGAGAAGGGTTACACGCTACTTTGGCTGCTAGCCGGCTTGCTACTAGAAATTGTCTCCATATGTGTGTAAATCGTCTTCTTGATAATTTGAGTCGTTATCCACAAGACAAAGAAAGTATTAGATGCTGTTTAGCGGCACTAGGAGCTTCGCACCCATATTTAACGTTACCATTGGTACCGCAACTTCTTGGACGACATCCCTTTTTCGATACACCCGAACCAGACGTTGACGAACCGTCTT ATGCAAGCGTTCTGGTTTTGATATTTAATGCCGCATTGCATTGTCCAAGTATGCATGCTTTGTTTACAGAACACGCTTCGAAACATTATCATTACTTACGCGACACTATGCCGCATTTCGTTCCTCGATTACGGCCAACCGTAACAACTAGTGGACCAGGTTTTGGAAATGAAGATAAAATCGACGACGAAGCCGAACGCGGAAAAGAATTTTTGGAAAAAGTAGTGACAGGTGTTGAAAATGCTAGACCCGGTGGCAGAGTTCATACCCAACTTTTAGAAGCTGCAGCCATTGATCTCGATCGTTTAGCAGAAATGGATCATCGAATGGAGGGTGCCGCACGTTTCACTGTCCTCTACATACGATGTTTGTTACTTTTAAAGTCTGTATTGAAAGAATTTTCAATATCATCGACAAATTCGGTATCGACGAGTCCTTTGCCGAACACAACCACCAACGTGTCAGTTTTGCtacaaaatacacaaaa gTTACAGCGACTTTTTAGTGGATTAAGTGAAAATGAAATGATACTAGCCAACGACGTATGGTTAAAAGCATTGGCGATAGAATTAATTCGGGTAACGAGAAGCGTAACAGGAAGAAGCGCTCTTCCACTAGCGCGTCATTTTCTCTCCGAAGCTGACACCCTACCACAAGATACGTCGAAATTGCCATCATTTTCTAGAGCTCTTGTACTTCAGATTCCTACGTTAGCCGATGTCAAGCCAGGATCTTTAACGAGGCTGTTGTTACCGTTACTTTTGACACCGGCATCGCAGGGAGAAGAACGACTCCCAAGACCATCGGTGTCCACTAGATTTTCTAGAGCAATCATTGAAGAACCTAGAGGGGATGCGGACGCAGCATTGAAATTTACAGGAGGACTTTTATTAGGGATCCCGTTAACGGCAAAAATATTGAACTTGCGAGATCCTAGTATATTACGTATAAAACTGAGACATCCCGACCAACAAGTACAATTATTGCTACCGCGTCAGTCAGATTTACGACTACAAAATACAGAACAGAACGATTATAGATTGAAAACGACCGTACTACTTTCCCATCAAGTTTGGATGGAAGCTTGCAACGTAGAAATTTCTCTTGCACTTTTTGTCCCATCTTCGTCGGCCGTCTGCACGCATTCTCCCCTCGACGATCCGTGTGTCATTGATCTTTGTAAGCCTACTAAAGTATCAATTGCGCCAAAACCAATCAAAAGGGGCATCTAA
- the IntS4 gene encoding integrator complex subunit 4 isoform X2: MAALMKKRVLAEFNQSQVINEPPLKRLKTLRLAATPGSSKNGTEGSSALAYIECLEKSKCGNDALQLLVRISDTIAYISPEDVPSVVKKLSERFTIETEAAVRAKILWIFAELGEVTNDAIEKTRIVTETSELLRNEESHRVKSQGLATLLKLGDYHRMLVLKIAREHLPDTWHGVQTRCLSIIGRYLTANTADDTLTFVGNYARSQDPRVRAQAFETMAELHSHRGCRLPASFFAEACAALRDDYEIVRRNVLKLIWLLGREYPENIIMGADGEDIRMVDCAFSQICGLMGDLSARVRASAMSLLGTMKGVSQRYIEQALDKKQKIVETDRPEVEEKSGSCGAFIHGLEDEFLEVRTAAVEALCTLSLEQPNIARISLDFMVDMFNDEIQDVRLRAIESLRKMSASVTLREDQLETILGALEDFSGEVREGLHATLAASRLATRNCLHMCVNRLLDNLSRYPQDKESIRCCLAALGASHPYLTLPLVPQLLGRHPFFDTPEPDVDEPSYASVLVLIFNAALHCPSMHALFTEHASKHYHYLRDTMPHFVPRLRPTVTTSGPGFGNEDKIDDEAERGKEFLEKVVTGVENARPGGRVHTQLLEAAAIDLDRLAEMDHRMEGAARFTVLYIRCLLLLKSVLKEFSISSTNSVSTSPLPNTTTNVSVLLQNTQKLQRLFSGLSENEMILANDVWLKALAIELIRVTRSVTGRSALPLARHFLSEADTLPQDTSKLPSFSRALVLQIPTLADVKPGSLTRLLLPLLLTPASQGEERLPRPSVSTRFSRAIIEEPRGDADAALKFTGGLLLGIPLTAKILNLRDPSILRIKLRHPDQQVQLLLPRQSDLRLQNTEQNDYRLKTTVLLSHQVWMEACNVEISLALFVPSSSAVCTHSPLDDPCVIDLCKPTKVSIAPKPIKRGI; the protein is encoded by the exons ATGGCAGCTTTAATGAAGAAGAGAGTTTTAGCAGAATTTAACCAGAGCcag GTTATAAATGAACCACCGTTAAAGAGGCTAAAAACATTACGCCTCGCAGCTACTCCAGGTAGTAGTAAAAATGGAACAGAAGGAAGTTCAGCATTGGCTTATATCGAATGTCTTGAGAAAAGTAAATGTGGCAATGATGCTTTACAGCTTCTTGTTCGCATATCTGATACTATTGCCTACATCTCTCCGGAAGATGTTCCATCGGTagtaaaaaaattatcagaaagATTTACTATAGAAACTGAAGCTGCAGTCCGTGCGAAAATACTTTGGATCTTTGCAGAATTGGGAGAAGTTACAAACGATGCAATCGAAAAGACACGAATCGTTACCGaaacttcagaacttttaagaAACGAAGAATCACATAGAGTGAAAAGTCAGGGTTTAGCAACGTTATTAAAATTAGGAGATTATCATAG GATGCTTGTATTGAAAATTGCCCGTGAGCATTTGCCAGATACTTGGCACGGCGTACAAACCCGTTGTCTTTCTATTATAGGTAGATATTTGACTGCAAATACCGCGGATGATACATTAACTTTTGTTGGTAATTACGCACGTTCTCAAGATCCAAGAGTACGTGCTCAGGCATTTGAAACAATGGCTGAACTTCATTCTCATAGAGGTTGCAGATTGCCCGCAAGTTTCTTTGCAGAAGCTTGTGCTGCGCTTCGCGATGATTATGAAATAGTTCGTCGAAATGTTCTGAAATTGATATGGCTTTTAGGGAGAGAATATCCTGAAAA cattatcatgGGAGCAGACGGAGAAGATATACGTATGGTGGATTGTGCATTTTCTCAAATATGCGGTCTGATGGGTGATTTATCAGCAAGAGTTAGAGCTTCGGCAATGTCTCTTCTTGGAACAATGAAAGGTGTATCGCAACGATATATAGAACAAGCGTtagataaaaaacaaaaaattgtgGAAACAGATAGACCAGAAGTGGAAGAAAAAAGTGGATCTTGCGGTGCGTTTATTCACGGTTTAGAGGACGAATTTTTAGag GTAAGGACAGCAGCAGTTGAGGCTCTATGCACGTTATCTTTGGAGCAACCAAATATAGCTAGAATTTCCTTAGATTTTATGGTTGATATGTTCAACGATGAAATTCAAGATGTACGATTGCGTGCTATCGAATCGTTAAGAAAAATGTCGGCAAGCGTAACGCTTCGCGAAGATCAATTAGAAACAATTTTGGGCGCGCTAGAGGATTTTTCAGGCGAAGTACGAGAAGGGTTACACGCTACTTTGGCTGCTAGCCGGCTTGCTACTAGAAATTGTCTCCATATGTGTGTAAATCGTCTTCTTGATAATTTGAGTCGTTATCCACAAGACAAAGAAAGTATTAGATGCTGTTTAGCGGCACTAGGAGCTTCGCACCCATATTTAACGTTACCATTGGTACCGCAACTTCTTGGACGACATCCCTTTTTCGATACACCCGAACCAGACGTTGACGAACCGTCTT ATGCAAGCGTTCTGGTTTTGATATTTAATGCCGCATTGCATTGTCCAAGTATGCATGCTTTGTTTACAGAACACGCTTCGAAACATTATCATTACTTACGCGACACTATGCCGCATTTCGTTCCTCGATTACGGCCAACCGTAACAACTAGTGGACCAGGTTTTGGAAATGAAGATAAAATCGACGACGAAGCCGAACGCGGAAAAGAATTTTTGGAAAAAGTAGTGACAGGTGTTGAAAATGCTAGACCCGGTGGCAGAGTTCATACCCAACTTTTAGAAGCTGCAGCCATTGATCTCGATCGTTTAGCAGAAATGGATCATCGAATGGAGGGTGCCGCACGTTTCACTGTCCTCTACATACGATGTTTGTTACTTTTAAAGTCTGTATTGAAAGAATTTTCAATATCATCGACAAATTCGGTATCGACGAGTCCTTTGCCGAACACAACCACCAACGTGTCAGTTTTGCtacaaaatacacaaaa gTTACAGCGACTTTTTAGTGGATTAAGTGAAAATGAAATGATACTAGCCAACGACGTATGGTTAAAAGCATTGGCGATAGAATTAATTCGGGTAACGAGAAGCGTAACAGGAAGAAGCGCTCTTCCACTAGCGCGTCATTTTCTCTCCGAAGCTGACACCCTACCACAAGATACGTCGAAATTGCCATCATTTTCTAGAGCTCTTGTACTTCAGATTCCTACGTTAGCCGATGTCAAGCCAGGATCTTTAACGAGGCTGTTGTTACCGTTACTTTTGACACCGGCATCGCAGGGAGAAGAACGACTCCCAAGACCATCGGTGTCCACTAGATTTTCTAGAGCAATCATTGAAGAACCTAGAGGGGATGCGGACGCAGCATTGAAATTTACAGGAGGACTTTTATTAGGGATCCCGTTAACGGCAAAAATATTGAACTTGCGAGATCCTAGTATATTACGTATAAAACTGAGACATCCCGACCAACAAGTACAATTATTGCTACCGCGTCAGTCAGATTTACGACTACAAAATACAGAACAGAACGATTATAGATTGAAAACGACCGTACTACTTTCCCATCAAGTTTGGATGGAAGCTTGCAACGTAGAAATTTCTCTTGCACTTTTTGTCCCATCTTCGTCGGCCGTCTGCACGCATTCTCCCCTCGACGATCCGTGTGTCATTGATCTTTGTAAGCCTACTAAAGTATCAATTGCGCCAAAACCAATCAAAAGGGGCATCTAA
- the IntS4 gene encoding integrator complex subunit 4 isoform X3, with protein MKKRVLAEFNQSQVINEPPLKRLKTLRLAATPGSSKNGTEGSSALAYIECLEKSKCGNDALQLLVRISDTIAYISPEDVPSVVKKLSERFTIETEAAVRAKILWIFAELGEVTNDAIEKTRIVTETSELLRNEESHRVKSQGLATLLKLGDYHRMLVLKIAREHLPDTWHGVQTRCLSIIGRYLTANTADDTLTFVGNYARSQDPRVRAQAFETMAELHSHRGCRLPASFFAEACAALRDDYEIVRRNVLKLIWLLGREYPENIIMGADGEDIRMVDCAFSQICGLMGDLSARVRASAMSLLGTMKGVSQRYIEQALDKKQKIVETDRPEVEEKSGSCGAFIHGLEDEFLEVRTAAVEALCTLSLEQPNIARISLDFMVDMFNDEIQDVRLRAIESLRKMSASVTLREDQLETILGALEDFSGEVREGLHATLAASRLATRNCLHMCVNRLLDNLSRYPQDKESIRCCLAALGASHPYLTLPLVPQLLGRHPFFDTPEPDVDEPSYASVLVLIFNAALHCPSMHALFTEHASKHYHYLRDTMPHFVPRLRPTVTTSGPGFGNEDKIDDEAERGKEFLEKVVTGVENARPGGRVHTQLLEAAAIDLDRLAEMDHRMEGAARFTVLYIRCLLLLKSVLKEFSISSTNSVSTSPLPNTTTNVSVLLQNTQKLQRLFSGLSENEMILANDVWLKALAIELIRVTRSVTGRSALPLARHFLSEADTLPQDTSKLPSFSRALVLQIPTLADVKPGSLTRLLLPLLLTPASQGEERLPRPSVSTRFSRAIIEEPRGDADAALKFTGGLLLGIPLTAKILNLRDPSILRIKLRHPDQQVQLLLPRQSDLRLQNTEQNDYRLKTTVLLSHQVWMEACNVEISLALFVPSSSAVCTHSPLDDPCVIDLCKPTKVSIAPKPIKRGI; from the exons ATGAAGAAGAGAGTTTTAGCAGAATTTAACCAGAGCcag GTTATAAATGAACCACCGTTAAAGAGGCTAAAAACATTACGCCTCGCAGCTACTCCAGGTAGTAGTAAAAATGGAACAGAAGGAAGTTCAGCATTGGCTTATATCGAATGTCTTGAGAAAAGTAAATGTGGCAATGATGCTTTACAGCTTCTTGTTCGCATATCTGATACTATTGCCTACATCTCTCCGGAAGATGTTCCATCGGTagtaaaaaaattatcagaaagATTTACTATAGAAACTGAAGCTGCAGTCCGTGCGAAAATACTTTGGATCTTTGCAGAATTGGGAGAAGTTACAAACGATGCAATCGAAAAGACACGAATCGTTACCGaaacttcagaacttttaagaAACGAAGAATCACATAGAGTGAAAAGTCAGGGTTTAGCAACGTTATTAAAATTAGGAGATTATCATAG GATGCTTGTATTGAAAATTGCCCGTGAGCATTTGCCAGATACTTGGCACGGCGTACAAACCCGTTGTCTTTCTATTATAGGTAGATATTTGACTGCAAATACCGCGGATGATACATTAACTTTTGTTGGTAATTACGCACGTTCTCAAGATCCAAGAGTACGTGCTCAGGCATTTGAAACAATGGCTGAACTTCATTCTCATAGAGGTTGCAGATTGCCCGCAAGTTTCTTTGCAGAAGCTTGTGCTGCGCTTCGCGATGATTATGAAATAGTTCGTCGAAATGTTCTGAAATTGATATGGCTTTTAGGGAGAGAATATCCTGAAAA cattatcatgGGAGCAGACGGAGAAGATATACGTATGGTGGATTGTGCATTTTCTCAAATATGCGGTCTGATGGGTGATTTATCAGCAAGAGTTAGAGCTTCGGCAATGTCTCTTCTTGGAACAATGAAAGGTGTATCGCAACGATATATAGAACAAGCGTtagataaaaaacaaaaaattgtgGAAACAGATAGACCAGAAGTGGAAGAAAAAAGTGGATCTTGCGGTGCGTTTATTCACGGTTTAGAGGACGAATTTTTAGag GTAAGGACAGCAGCAGTTGAGGCTCTATGCACGTTATCTTTGGAGCAACCAAATATAGCTAGAATTTCCTTAGATTTTATGGTTGATATGTTCAACGATGAAATTCAAGATGTACGATTGCGTGCTATCGAATCGTTAAGAAAAATGTCGGCAAGCGTAACGCTTCGCGAAGATCAATTAGAAACAATTTTGGGCGCGCTAGAGGATTTTTCAGGCGAAGTACGAGAAGGGTTACACGCTACTTTGGCTGCTAGCCGGCTTGCTACTAGAAATTGTCTCCATATGTGTGTAAATCGTCTTCTTGATAATTTGAGTCGTTATCCACAAGACAAAGAAAGTATTAGATGCTGTTTAGCGGCACTAGGAGCTTCGCACCCATATTTAACGTTACCATTGGTACCGCAACTTCTTGGACGACATCCCTTTTTCGATACACCCGAACCAGACGTTGACGAACCGTCTT ATGCAAGCGTTCTGGTTTTGATATTTAATGCCGCATTGCATTGTCCAAGTATGCATGCTTTGTTTACAGAACACGCTTCGAAACATTATCATTACTTACGCGACACTATGCCGCATTTCGTTCCTCGATTACGGCCAACCGTAACAACTAGTGGACCAGGTTTTGGAAATGAAGATAAAATCGACGACGAAGCCGAACGCGGAAAAGAATTTTTGGAAAAAGTAGTGACAGGTGTTGAAAATGCTAGACCCGGTGGCAGAGTTCATACCCAACTTTTAGAAGCTGCAGCCATTGATCTCGATCGTTTAGCAGAAATGGATCATCGAATGGAGGGTGCCGCACGTTTCACTGTCCTCTACATACGATGTTTGTTACTTTTAAAGTCTGTATTGAAAGAATTTTCAATATCATCGACAAATTCGGTATCGACGAGTCCTTTGCCGAACACAACCACCAACGTGTCAGTTTTGCtacaaaatacacaaaa gTTACAGCGACTTTTTAGTGGATTAAGTGAAAATGAAATGATACTAGCCAACGACGTATGGTTAAAAGCATTGGCGATAGAATTAATTCGGGTAACGAGAAGCGTAACAGGAAGAAGCGCTCTTCCACTAGCGCGTCATTTTCTCTCCGAAGCTGACACCCTACCACAAGATACGTCGAAATTGCCATCATTTTCTAGAGCTCTTGTACTTCAGATTCCTACGTTAGCCGATGTCAAGCCAGGATCTTTAACGAGGCTGTTGTTACCGTTACTTTTGACACCGGCATCGCAGGGAGAAGAACGACTCCCAAGACCATCGGTGTCCACTAGATTTTCTAGAGCAATCATTGAAGAACCTAGAGGGGATGCGGACGCAGCATTGAAATTTACAGGAGGACTTTTATTAGGGATCCCGTTAACGGCAAAAATATTGAACTTGCGAGATCCTAGTATATTACGTATAAAACTGAGACATCCCGACCAACAAGTACAATTATTGCTACCGCGTCAGTCAGATTTACGACTACAAAATACAGAACAGAACGATTATAGATTGAAAACGACCGTACTACTTTCCCATCAAGTTTGGATGGAAGCTTGCAACGTAGAAATTTCTCTTGCACTTTTTGTCCCATCTTCGTCGGCCGTCTGCACGCATTCTCCCCTCGACGATCCGTGTGTCATTGATCTTTGTAAGCCTACTAAAGTATCAATTGCGCCAAAACCAATCAAAAGGGGCATCTAA